The bacterium genome includes the window CCCAGAATCCGCCCCGCCCAAGCGCCATCTCGCTGCCCTCGAACCTCTACTCTGACGGCGCCCAGCTTCCCCTCTGGATGCGGTGGCCGCAGCATCGGCAACCAGGAGGAAAACCGATCTCTGCGGGTAGCCGCCATGCGGGCCGTAATCCGATCCGCCCTGCTGAATTTCCGAACCAGCAGTATCGGTTCAGGCAACGCCGCCCGGTAGCAGTCCGCCGCGTCCACCGGACTCGGGAACCAACAGAGCTCCCGCCCCGAGCCACCCGGCCGCTGCTTCCAGCCGCCCCGCCATTCCAGCGCTAGAGAGCTCAAGGCCCGGTGGTGTTGACGTGCGCAATCCGGCCCCCCAGTGCCGAACTTGGCAACGTGTACTTCCGTCACCTGGTCCAATCCCTCGGCTGCCCGAACCGCCAGAACGTCGCTCAACCCGGGAGCCATACCAGCTCCGGCAACCACCAGCGAGTTCAATTGTCGAACCGCGCCGTTCATGCCCAGCATCCGTCTCACATCAGACACCGAGTCAGACGAGGCCAGCACCACCCGCCCATCGTCGAGAAGCCGACGCGCCAGTCGGGCTTGGCTGCCTGACGCAGTGGCTAGGACTACCACATCAGCGGGATCACCCAAGTTGCCCACGGTTACCGGAGGCCCATGTTTCCCGGCCAAGTGCCAGGCCCGATCTGGACTTCGGTCGATCACAGCAACCCGGTTGACGGGAATTGACGGCGTGTCGGCCAGGTGTTTCACCACTCCGGCACCAACCACGCCCGCGCCGACAACCAGGATGTCCATGCGTCTCAGATGGAGCAGTTCAGAATCAGTTGCTGCCGCTGATCTGGCGCCAACCACCAGACTGAGGCGGTACGCCCCCGGTTCCCCGGGCACGCAAAATGGCAGCGATGGCGGCCGCCCCTGCCAGAGCAACCAGCGCTCTTCGCAGAAGTTTCACAAAACCCATCCTAACGAACCCCCTCAACAGTGCAACCAGGGTTTATCTGCAACGTGGGGCTAGCTGGATTCGAACCAGCGACCTCACCCTTATCAGGGGTGCGCTCTAACCGACTGAGCTATAGCCCCAAGGCCAAACCGAGTAGAGAGCCTAGTTTCGGGGATTCCAGGCAGGCCAACGAAATCGGCGAGGTCGAGTCCGGGGCCGCTGCCGAGCTGTCTCCTCCTCGATCACCGTGACCCTCATTCCACCAGTCAGATCACTGATGAGGTTGAACAGCACACACAGCAGAACGTTGAAGAACGTGCCCGCCACCACCAGCACCAACCCGCCAATTGCAAAGCCGCGGAATATCTGGCTGGCGTTGAATTTGAACTCTTGCAGTGCGAACAGCTCCTCGACAAACGACTCGGTGTCGTCCACGGTGCCCGATCCCACCGCGATGCTCCATAGCATCACGCCAGCCAACATCACGATCACCCAAAGGCACAGATAGAAAATCAACGAGATCTTCAACACCGACCACGGCTCGATGTGTCGGACCACCCGGCGCACCTTGCGCGCCTGCAAACGCACTGCCCGCCGATACTCCCTCGGGGTCACCTTGACCGGCTGGCGCGCCACTGCCTGGCTGGGCAACGGCGCGGCAGATGGGTCGCTCACCCGACCGGGGTCAATGGACACGCCTCGAAGTGTAAGGGATCGCTGGTCGCAAATGACTGGCACCGCCACCATCCCACTGGGAGTAGCTCCGCTCTGGCTGTTGCCAGCGCTCCGTCGCGGCGCACTACCACCTCGGTCTCGAAGCCATCTTGCACCATCGAAGCCAGCGTGGCCCGATTGGCCGTCGCCGTCGTCGCCGCAGCCTGAGGGTCGGCTGCCGCGGCCATCGCCACTGCATCGGCGACCGCAGTTGCCCGGGCCCGGCGGACCGCGTCAGCACCGAGCTGACCCAACAGCAGGATTGCCATTCCGATCACCGCCAAAATACCTACACCCAGCACCGAGATCGATCCCCGCTCGCCCACGACTCTGCTCCGATACTCATTGTGGGGGGAAGATTCAGCTCAGATGAATTACTCGTCGTCTTCTACCGTCGATAGAACCGGCGCGATCGCGGCCATCGTCTGATCGTCTGACAAGGTCATTATCCGCACTCCGGCGGCGTGAGCTCCCTGCACCGAGACCGACGACACGGGCATTCGGATGGTTACCCCGTTAGACGCCACCGCGAACACCTCATCATCAGGAGCGACCACCCGGGCTGCCACCACAGTTCCTCGCTGATCGGGCAATTTCATGGCAATCACCCCTTGGCCTCCTCGATGCTTGGACCGGAACTGGTCGAGAAGGACCCGTTTGCCAAAGCCCTGTTCGGTGGCCAGCAACATTTCCTCCTCGGGCTGCACCGCGGTGGCGGCTACCACTATGTCCTTCCCCCGCAGCCTCATCCCACGCACGCCGGCTGCGGTTCGTCCCATTGATCGAACTTCCGATTCTGAGAACCTCATGAGCCGACCCGAAGCGCTCACCAGGCAGATGTCATCCGATCCGCTGGTGGGCAGCACCCGCACCAGCTCGTCGTCCTCTCTCAAGTTGATGGCGATCAGCCCTTTGGTACGGGTCTTGTCATATTCCAAGAACCGGGTGCGCTTCACAACGCCCCGGCGGGTCACGAACAGCAGGTACCGCATCGTCTCGTAGTCCCGGGTGTCGATCACCGCGGAGATGGTCTCGTCGGGAGGCAAATGCAACAAGTTCACGATGGCCATGCCCCGGGCGGTTCGGCTGGTTCGGGGAACCTCGTGGACTTTGATGCGATACACCCGACCCATGTTGGTGAAGAACATCAGGTAGGCGTGCGCGGTGGTATGGATGAGCGAGGCGATGTAGTCGCCGTCCTTCAGGTTGGCGCCAATGACACCTTTGCCGCCTCTCCCCTGAGTTTTGAACTCGTCAGGAGCCACCGTCTTTACGTACCCGGCTGCGCTCAAGCTGAACATCAAATCCTCATCGTCGATGAGGGCCTCGATGTCGATCTCGCCATCGTCGGCCGTTATCAGCGTGCGCCGGTCGGTGGCGTAAGCCTCCCGCACCTCCAACAGTTCCTCTCGGATTACGGCTCGCAGCTTGGCGTCGTCGGCAAGAATAGCCTCCAACTCCACAATGAGCGCCCGCTTCTCGCCAAGCTCGTCGTTCAGTTCCTGGCGGCCGAGCTGGGTGAGCCGGCCTAGGGGAAGGTCCAGAATGTGATTGGCCTGAATCTCGCTGAATTCGAACTGCTCGCCCATCAGCGTGGCCCGGGCGACAGCCCGGTTCTCCGACGCCCGTATGGCGGCAATGATCTCGTCGATCATGTCCACCGCCCGCACAAGGCCCTCAAGGATGTGCTCTCGTCGCCGAGCCTCGTCCAAGCGGAACTGAGTCCGACGGCTCACCACTTCCTGCTGGTGGCGGGCGTACGCGGCCAGGCAGTCACGCAGGGTCATCGTCCGGGGCACTCCGTCGGCCAGCGCCACCATGTTCACCGCGAAGGTGGTTTGCAGCGGGGAGTGCTTGTAGAGGTTGTTGAGCACCACCAGCGCCGAAGCGTCCTTCTTCAACTCGAATACCAGCCTGGTCTGGCCCTTGGCCGACTCGTTGTGGATCTGGCGGATGCCGTCGACCACCTGGCGATTCACCAAGTCGGCCACCTTCTTCTCAATGATCTCGGCACTGGTCTGATAGGGAATCTCGGTTACCACGATCCTGGTCTTGGAGTCGCCCTCCACGATCTCCGCTGAGGCCCGCACCTTTATGGCCCCCTGACCGGTGGTATAGGCATCCCGGATACCCTGGAGGCCCATGATGCAGCCTCGGGTGGGAAAGTCCGGGCCCTTGACAAATTCCATCAGACTCTCGTCGGTGGCCTCGGGGTTTTCCAGCAGGTGGTTGACCGCGTCGATCACCTCGCCCAGGTTGTGAGGCGGGATATTGGTAGCCATGCCCACCGCAATGCCCTGGCTGCCGTTCACCAGCAGGTTGGGGAACCGCGATGGCAGCACCTCCGGCTCCTGCTCGGTGGAGTCGAAATTGTCGGTGAAGTCGACGGTCTGCTCGTCGATTCCGTCCAACAGCCTCATGGCCAGTTCGTCAAGGCGGCACTCGGTGTATCTCATGGCCGCGGGCGGATCATTGGGTGACCCGAAGTTGCCGTGGGGGTCGATCAACGGGTGACGCAAGGAGAATCCCTGGCCCAGGCGCACCAGGGCGTCGTAGATCGCCTGGTCGCCGTGGGGGTGGTATTTGCCCATTACATCGCCCACCACCCGGGCGCACTTCACGTAGGGCCGGTTGGGCCGGGTCCCCTGGTCGTACATCCCCCACAGGATGCGGCGGTGGACTGGCTTGAGGCCGTCTCGCACATCGGGAAGAGCCCGTGCGGTGATGACCGACATGGCGTAGTCCAAGAACGACTGTTCCATCTCGGTCTGGATGTCGATGTCCTGAATTGCGCCGCTTCGCGCTTCCTCGGGCTCGGGCAAGATGTCAGGCTCGTCGGACACGGGATCCCTTGGTGTTCATATGTCTAGAAAGCGGACGTCTTTGGCGTTGGTTTGGATGAACTGCTTGCGAGCCTGCACGTCTTCTCCCATCAGCTTGGAGAACACCCCATCGGCTATCGCGGCTTGTTCCACAGAGACCCGCAACAAGGTGCGTCGCTCCGGATCCATTGTGGTCGCCCACAACTCCTCGGCGTCCATCTCACCGAGGCCCTTTAGCCTTTGGAACTCCGCACTGTGCTTGGGGTTCTCGGCCAGAAAGGCCTCTTTGGCATGGTCGTCTTTGAGGTAGATCTTTGACCGGCCCACTTCAGTGGAATACAGCGGCGGCTGGGCGATGTACACCAGGCCTTCCTCCACCAGTTTGTGCATCTGCCGATAGAAAAATGTAAGCAAAAGCGTGCGAATGTGGCTGCCGTCCACATCGGCATCGGCTAGCAGGATCACCTTGCCATAGCGGATCCGAGACTCAGATGGAGGAGTTCCTTCGCTGTCCTCTCCGTTGCCGTTTTCGCTGCCTCCATCAAATTCCTCGCCAAAACCCGCGCCGATCGCCGCCACCAGTGCCTGGATTTCCGTGTTGCGGAGCATCCGGTCAACTTGGACCCGCTCTACATTGAGGATCTTTCCCCGAATGGGAAGGATGGCCATGGTCTTGGGGTCTCGGGCATCCTTGGCCGACCCGCCCGCCGAGTTCCCCTCCACGATGAACAGTTCGCATTCATACCGATCGGTGGAGGTGCAGTCCACCAACTTGCCCGGCAGTCCCGCTCCGTCGAGAGCTGACTTGCGCCTGGTGGCGTCGCGGGCCTGGCGCGCCGCTAGTCGGGCCTTCTGGGCCTGGAGGCATTTGGTCACGATCTTGCGGGCATCAGAAGGGTTCTCTTCCAGCCACTCGGCCAACTTCTCGTTGGTGGCCCGTTCCACCAACGAGCGCATGGATGCATTCCCCAGCTTTGCCTTGGTCTGGCCTTCGAATTGTGGCTCTCTGAGCCTCACGCTCACGATGGCCGTAAGCCCTTCGCGGATGTCCTCGCCAGCCAGGTTGTCGTCCTTCTCCTTCAGGTGCCCCTTGGCCCGGCAGTAGTCGTTGACCACTCGAGTGAGCCCCTTGCGGAAGCCCTCCTCATGCATGCCCCCTTCAACGGTGTTGATTCCGTTGGCGAAGGAGTGCAACCCGTCGGAGTTGTAGCCGGTGTTCCACTGAAAGGCCACCTCCACCTCATCGCCGTCTTCTTGCTGCGAGAAGAAGCCGACCTCATCGAATAACGCGTCCTTGGAGCTGTTCACCTCTCGCACGAAATCGCTGATGCCGTCTTGGTAGCAGTACATCGTCCAGTCGGCTCCGCCCGTGCCGTCGGTACGCAGGTCGCGGAACTTGATCTCCAGGTTGCGGTTCAAGAACGCCATCATTTGAAGCCGCTCCAACAAGCCCTGGGCCCTGAACCGGACATCGTCGAAAATGCTCTCATCGGGCCAGAAGCGAACCGTTGTCCCGGTGCGATTCTCGGGACTATCGCCGGTGACCCGCAGGTCATCGGTTATCTCCCCGCCATTGGCAAACGACATCGTGTGGAGACGGCCGCCCCGATCGATCTCCACCTCTAGACGGATGGACAGAGCGTTCACCACCGATACGCCCACACCGTGCAAGCCGCCCGACACCTTGTAGCCATTGCCGCCGAACTTGCCCCCCGCGTGCAAGAGGGTGAGCACCACTGCCACTGCGCTCATGTCGGGATGCTGGGGGTGGGGGTCGACGGGGATGCCCCGCCCGTTGTCGCGAACCTCGCAGCCACCATCGGCCAGCAGGGTCACCTCGATGGTCGTGCAGAAGCCGGCCATGGCCTCGTCCACGGCGTTGTCCACTACTTCATACACCAGGTGATGCAGCCCGGTGACCGAGGTAGACCCGATATACATTCCCGGACGCGTTCGGACGGCGTCGAGGCCTTCCAAAACGGTTATGTCTTCGGCTCTGTAAGACTCAGACGTGTTAGTCACGACCTGGCTTTTCTGCCCTGTTAGACGGGCCTTGTGGGGGGTTGGGCAGACGCTCTCGCCGAACCGTTCGCCTCGCGGGCAAGTCAGTCAAATGCGCTGCTTCCGATGGTGAAATTCTACCAGTTTTTCGGGCCCAATTGACTCACCGGAGAGCCGTTTACCGGCCTCCGGCGGCCGTCATCGGGGGCGGACTCTTACCGTCAGGGAAGTGACAGCCTCTTCCTCGGCCGCGGCGTTGATCCGGCTGATGAGCTCAGCGCTGAAAAACTTCATCTCGGTGGCCCAAGCGGGGTCGTCCACCGCCACTACCAATTCGCCGCCAACCAGTCGCACTGGCGAAGAATGGGCAGCCATAACCGAGCCAACCAGCCCTTCCCAAGAGTCGAAAACCATGCTCAAGACCTGGGCCCGCGGGGCCTTCAACCCCGATGCCAGCCGGTCGAGAGCTTCTTTCAGCCGCCTTGGTCCCGATGACTTGCTCAGTGGTTCCCACCCCATAGTCCTAGTTTGCCTCCACCGGGCGGCTCGATAACCGAGACTTACTCTTCGCGCTCAACTCGACCGGCTGTCACCCGAAATCGGGCGGTGTAGTCGATGTCCCCGGGCAGCGCGCCCGCCGTTGTCAGAAGGGTCTGCTCGGATTGCAACGCACCCAGCACGCCGCGTGACCGCTGAGGATCCAGCTCGGAGAACACGTCGTCCAGCAGCAGCAACGGAGACTGGCCGGTAGCCCTCTCCAGCTCCCGGTGTACAGCTAGGCGCAACGCCAAGGCCAGGGTTCGCTGCTCACCCTGAGAGGCGTGGGTGCGGGCCGGTCTTCCATCCAAAACCACAGACATATCGTCGCGATGGGGGCCCACTGTCGTCGCCCCCCGACGCAGGTCCTCACTGCGGACTTGGTTCAGCGTCTCCTTCAGCTCGCCCGCCAGCCATGTTGACTCGTATACCAGACCCACCGGGGTTGCCCGGCCGGCGATCTCACCGTAGGCCGATTCCACCCCGACGCTGAGCTCTGCCACCAGGCTCCTTCGGGCCGCAGCCAAGCGCTCCCCCACTTCGGCAAGCTTCTCGTCCCAAACATCCAACGTCACGGCTGTGTCAGAGCTGAGACGTCCGCCGGTTTGTCGAAGCAGAGCATTCCGTTGGCGCAGGATGCCCTCGGTGTCCGACCTCGCGGCGTCGAGCCGGGGGTCAATCTGGCCCAGCGCGCTGTCGAGGAAGCGACGCCGCTCTCCGGGTGCTCCCTTGAGCAGGACTAGGTCGTCTGGCATGAAGATCGAAATTGGGGCCAGGCCCAGCAAATCTCGCCGGCGAACTCTCTGACGGTTCACTTGGAACTGTGAGCGCCCCGTTGACCTCAACGCGGCTTCAAAGAGAATTTCCCTTTGATCCACCATCATCTCGCCCCTTGCCACCGCACCGGAGGCCTCGGCACCGGTGCGGATCAGCGCTTCAGTGGGGGTGACGCGAAACGACGTCATCGTAGCGAGATAGAAGATCGCTTCCAGCAGGTTGGTCTTGCCCTCTCCATTGGACCCTACAATCAGGTTTGTGCCTGCGGGAAACTCCAATTCGAGCTGCGAATAATTGCGAAAATCCGCTAGCCAGAGGCGCTGGAGCCGCACACCCTGCTCAGTTGATGCGCACGGGCATCAACAAGTACAGGAACTCTTCGGAATCCGGTGTTCGGATTACCGCCGGCTTCAACGCGTCAACCGTGTTCAGCACGATCTCCTCGCCAGGTGCGGCCTCTGCGCCGTCGAGCAAATACTCGGGATTGAAGGCCACCGTTAGATCTTCGCCTTCAAACGCCGCGTCCAACTGTTCTCTGGCTTCACCCACGTCTTGCGTCGTAGCCGACAGATCGAGCCCAGTACTTGACATGTCCAATCGAATCGGCGTCGAGTCCTGAGCCATGAGGCGAACCCTCTTCACCGCGCTAATGAAGGCTTCGGTGCTCACGGTGAGCCGGTTCGGCTGATGGCTTGGGATCAATCCCTGATAGCTGGGAAACTCCCCTTCAATCAGCCGGGTGGTAACCGTTACCGCCCCCAGTGTGAACGACGCCTCCCGCTCACTGAAGCGGACGCTCACTTGATCGACGTCCCCCAACAGTCGAATCACCTCATGCAGCGCCCTGGAGGGGACCAACACACTCTGGTCGGATTCGAGCACTTCCAAGCCAGGCAAATCACATAGCGCCAAGCGGTAGGAATCCGTGGTGACCAGGCGAAGGCCCTCTTGCTCAGCCGACAACAGCACCCCCGTCAACACCGGCCGGGACTCATCTGCCGATGCCGCCTTCACCACCTGGCGCAGCGCGGTCAGCAAAGCCTCCGCCTCCAACACCACAGGATCTCCCTCCAGGGAGGCAATCTGGGGGAAGTCCTCCACTCCCATGGTTTGCAGGGAGAATTTGGAGCGGGCGGAATCGATATGGATGCCTTTCTCGTCAACTTCCACACTCACCGCACCGGGGTCAAGAGACCGGACTACATCGCCAGCCAGTCGAGCAGTCACCACAGCGTCGCCGTCGCCGCCTCCCGCGACTGTTAGTTGCACCGTGATCGTCAACTCCCGATCGGTCGCCGTCAAAGTCAACTCGTCGCCGACCAGCGACATGTATACCCCGGACAGCACCAACTGGAATCCCCCGCGAGTACCTGCTGCTCTACCGGTTGACGACAAAGCCTCGAGGAGGGCGTCTCGCTCGCATCGGAATTTCACAGGGTTCTCGCTTTCTTACCTGTAGTAGTTAATTAAATTACTGCTGTTAGCAGTAGGCCGGTGGAAATGTGGAAACATGGTAGTTCCCCTGGTCAGTCCATAGTTATATGCACCGACGCTTTCCCCAGGCAAGTGGATTGTACGCGAGGTTCGCCGGTTTGCTGTGGATGGAGTCCCACCCGTCCCCAGCAAATCGGGATCCATCCCCACGTAGATCCCCTACCGATCCCCAGGACGGCGGCTTACGCATTCTTGATTCTCTGAATCAGCTCGGTGATTTGATTGAAAGTCTCGGGCTGCTCGGCCATTTGCTTCGTGATCTTCTGCACTGCGTGAATCGCCGTGGTGTGATCGCGCCCTCCGAAGGCCCGCGCGATATCCGGATAGCTCAGTTCTGTCAGCTCCCGAAAGACGTACATGGATACTTGGCGGGCCTTCACCAGAGGTCGCTGCCGCCGCGGCCCCACTATGTCCTCAACGTGAAAGCCGAAGAGATCGGCAGTGGCATTCAAGATGACATCGGCAGTGACCGGCTGCGGCTCTCGACGAGCGGTTATGTCTCGGAGGACG containing:
- a CDS encoding DUF3566 domain-containing protein, with amino-acid sequence MSIDPGRVSDPSAAPLPSQAVARQPVKVTPREYRRAVRLQARKVRRVVRHIEPWSVLKISLIFYLCLWVIVMLAGVMLWSIAVGSGTVDDTESFVEELFALQEFKFNASQIFRGFAIGGLVLVVAGTFFNVLLCVLFNLISDLTGGMRVTVIEEETARQRPRTRPRRFRWPAWNPRN
- the gyrA gene encoding DNA gyrase subunit A, which gives rise to MSDEPDILPEPEEARSGAIQDIDIQTEMEQSFLDYAMSVITARALPDVRDGLKPVHRRILWGMYDQGTRPNRPYVKCARVVGDVMGKYHPHGDQAIYDALVRLGQGFSLRHPLIDPHGNFGSPNDPPAAMRYTECRLDELAMRLLDGIDEQTVDFTDNFDSTEQEPEVLPSRFPNLLVNGSQGIAVGMATNIPPHNLGEVIDAVNHLLENPEATDESLMEFVKGPDFPTRGCIMGLQGIRDAYTTGQGAIKVRASAEIVEGDSKTRIVVTEIPYQTSAEIIEKKVADLVNRQVVDGIRQIHNESAKGQTRLVFELKKDASALVVLNNLYKHSPLQTTFAVNMVALADGVPRTMTLRDCLAAYARHQQEVVSRRTQFRLDEARRREHILEGLVRAVDMIDEIIAAIRASENRAVARATLMGEQFEFSEIQANHILDLPLGRLTQLGRQELNDELGEKRALIVELEAILADDAKLRAVIREELLEVREAYATDRRTLITADDGEIDIEALIDDEDLMFSLSAAGYVKTVAPDEFKTQGRGGKGVIGANLKDGDYIASLIHTTAHAYLMFFTNMGRVYRIKVHEVPRTSRTARGMAIVNLLHLPPDETISAVIDTRDYETMRYLLFVTRRGVVKRTRFLEYDKTRTKGLIAINLREDDELVRVLPTSGSDDICLVSASGRLMRFSESEVRSMGRTAAGVRGMRLRGKDIVVAATAVQPEEEMLLATEQGFGKRVLLDQFRSKHRGGQGVIAMKLPDQRGTVVAARVVAPDDEVFAVASNGVTIRMPVSSVSVQGAHAAGVRIMTLSDDQTMAAIAPVLSTVEDDE
- a CDS encoding DNA topoisomerase subunit B → MTNTSESYRAEDITVLEGLDAVRTRPGMYIGSTSVTGLHHLVYEVVDNAVDEAMAGFCTTIEVTLLADGGCEVRDNGRGIPVDPHPQHPDMSAVAVVLTLLHAGGKFGGNGYKVSGGLHGVGVSVVNALSIRLEVEIDRGGRLHTMSFANGGEITDDLRVTGDSPENRTGTTVRFWPDESIFDDVRFRAQGLLERLQMMAFLNRNLEIKFRDLRTDGTGGADWTMYCYQDGISDFVREVNSSKDALFDEVGFFSQQEDGDEVEVAFQWNTGYNSDGLHSFANGINTVEGGMHEEGFRKGLTRVVNDYCRAKGHLKEKDDNLAGEDIREGLTAIVSVRLREPQFEGQTKAKLGNASMRSLVERATNEKLAEWLEENPSDARKIVTKCLQAQKARLAARQARDATRRKSALDGAGLPGKLVDCTSTDRYECELFIVEGNSAGGSAKDARDPKTMAILPIRGKILNVERVQVDRMLRNTEIQALVAAIGAGFGEEFDGGSENGNGEDSEGTPPSESRIRYGKVILLADADVDGSHIRTLLLTFFYRQMHKLVEEGLVYIAQPPLYSTEVGRSKIYLKDDHAKEAFLAENPKHSAEFQRLKGLGEMDAEELWATTMDPERRTLLRVSVEQAAIADGVFSKLMGEDVQARKQFIQTNAKDVRFLDI
- a CDS encoding DUF721 domain-containing protein gives rise to the protein MGWEPLSKSSGPRRLKEALDRLASGLKAPRAQVLSMVFDSWEGLVGSVMAAHSSPVRLVGGELVVAVDDPAWATEMKFFSAELISRINAAAEEEAVTSLTVRVRPR
- a CDS encoding DNA replication/repair protein RecF: MRLQRLWLADFRNYSQLELEFPAGTNLIVGSNGEGKTNLLEAIFYLATMTSFRVTPTEALIRTGAEASGAVARGEMMVDQREILFEAALRSTGRSQFQVNRQRVRRRDLLGLAPISIFMPDDLVLLKGAPGERRRFLDSALGQIDPRLDAARSDTEGILRQRNALLRQTGGRLSSDTAVTLDVWDEKLAEVGERLAAARRSLVAELSVGVESAYGEIAGRATPVGLVYESTWLAGELKETLNQVRSEDLRRGATTVGPHRDDMSVVLDGRPARTHASQGEQRTLALALRLAVHRELERATGQSPLLLLDDVFSELDPQRSRGVLGALQSEQTLLTTAGALPGDIDYTARFRVTAGRVEREE
- the dnaN gene encoding DNA polymerase III subunit beta — encoded protein: MKFRCERDALLEALSSTGRAAGTRGGFQLVLSGVYMSLVGDELTLTATDRELTITVQLTVAGGGDGDAVVTARLAGDVVRSLDPGAVSVEVDEKGIHIDSARSKFSLQTMGVEDFPQIASLEGDPVVLEAEALLTALRQVVKAASADESRPVLTGVLLSAEQEGLRLVTTDSYRLALCDLPGLEVLESDQSVLVPSRALHEVIRLLGDVDQVSVRFSEREASFTLGAVTVTTRLIEGEFPSYQGLIPSHQPNRLTVSTEAFISAVKRVRLMAQDSTPIRLDMSSTGLDLSATTQDVGEAREQLDAAFEGEDLTVAFNPEYLLDGAEAAPGEEIVLNTVDALKPAVIRTPDSEEFLYLLMPVRIN